Proteins co-encoded in one Malus sylvestris chromosome 9, drMalSylv7.2, whole genome shotgun sequence genomic window:
- the LOC126582735 gene encoding trifunctional UDP-glucose 4,6-dehydratase/UDP-4-keto-6-deoxy-D-glucose 3,5-epimerase/UDP-4-keto-L-rhamnose-reductase RHM1-like produces the protein MDTAYKPKNILLTGAAGFIASHVCNRRIRNYPAYKIVVLDKLDYCSNLKNLNPSKSSPKFKFIKGDIGSADLVNFILLTENIDTIMHFAAQTHVDNSFGNSFEFTKNNIYGTHVLLEACKVTGQIKRFIHVSTDEVYGETDEDAVVGNHEASQLLPTNPYSATKAGAEMLVMAYGRSYGLPVITTRGNNVYGPNQFPEKMIPKFILLAMQGKPLPIHGDGSNVRSYLYCEDVAEAFEVILHRGEVGHVYNIGTKKERRVVDVAREICQLFSLNPDTYVKFVENRPFNDQRYFLDDQKLKSLGWSERTLWEEGLRKTMEWYVKNPQWWGDVSGALLPHPKMLMVPGIERQFDGSDTGDSAYPLSASDSSQSKMVVPAPRNIQSTEKPSLKFLIYGKTGWIGGLLGKICEKQGLPYEYGRGRLQERSQLMADILSVKPTHVFNAAGVTGRPNVDWCESHKPETIRTNVVGTLTLADVCRDHGLLMVNYATGCIFEYDDAHPPRSGIGFKEEDTPNFAGSFYSKTKAMVEELLKEYENVCTLRVRMPISSDLSNPRNFITKISRYNKVVDIPNSMTILDELLPISVEMAKRNLRGIWNFTNPGVVSHNEILEMYKNYIDPSFKWTNFTVEEQAKVIVAARSNNEMDASKLKKEFPELLPIKESLIKYVFEPNKKTFAGGAAI, from the exons ATGGATACTGCGTATAAACCGAAGAACATCCTCCTTACTGGAGCTGCTGGCTTCATTGCTTCCCATGTTTGCAATCGGCGTATCCGGAACTACCCTGCCTACAAGATTGTGGTCCTTGACAAGCTTGATTACTGTTCAAATTTGAAGAACCTTAATCCTTCAAAGTCGTCCCCCAAGTTTAAGTTTATCAAAGGAGACATAGGCAGTGCTGATCTTGTCAACTTCATCCTTTTGACCGAGAACATTGACACAATAATGCACTTTGCAGCCCAGACCCATGTCGACAACTCTTTTGGTAACAGCTTTGAGTTCACCAAAAACAACATCTACGGGACACATGTTCTTCTAGAAGCTTGCAAAGTCACTGGTCAAATCAAAAGATTCATTCATGTAAGCACAGATGAAGTCTATGGGGAGACAGATGAGGATGCTGTGGTGGGAAATCATGAGGCTTCTCAGCTTCTTCCGACAAACCCCTACTCTGCAACTAAAGCTGGAGCAGAGATGCTTGTCATGGCATATGGGCGTTCATATGGATTGCCTGTGATAACGACCAGAGGAAACAATGTTTATGGCCCCAACCAGTTCCCTGAAAAGATGATTCCAAAATTCATTCTCTTGGCTATGCAAGGGAAGCCTCTTCCGATTCATGGTGATGGATCCAATGTCAGAAGTTATCTCTATTGCGAGGATGTAGCAGAGGCATTTGAAGTCATTCTCCATAGGGGTGAGGTAGGCCATGTGTACAACATTGGGACGAAGAAAGAGAGGAGGGTGGTTGATGTGGCCAGGGAAATTTGCCAACTATTTTCTCTGAACCCAGATACTTATGTAAAGTTTGTAGAGAACAGGCCCTTCAATGATCAGAGATATTTCTTGGATGACCAGAAGCTGAAAAGCTTGGGATGGTCGGAAAGGACTTTGTGGGAGGAGGGTTTGAGGAAGACCATGGAATGGTATGTCAAGAATCCCCAATGGTGGGGAGATGTTTCTGGGGCACTGCTCCCTCATCCAAAAATGCTCATGGTTCCCGGAATTGAAAGACAATTTGATGGTTCCGATACTGGCGATTCTGCTTACCCTTTGTCAGCAAGTGATTCTAGTCAGAGCAAAATGGTTGTTCCAGCTCCAAGGAACATCCAATCTACTGAGAAGCCGTCTCTGAAGTTTTTGATTTATGGTAAAACAGGGTGGATCGGAGGCCTTCTTGGGAAGATTTGTGAGAAGCAAGGGTTACCCTATGAGTATGGACGAGGGCGTCTTCAGGAACGGTCACAGCTCATGGCTGATATTCTGAGTGTTAAACCAACCCATGTTTTTAATGCTGCTGGAGTGACTGGCAGACCCAATGTGGATTGGTGTGAATCTCATAAACCAGAAACAATTCGGACCAATGTTGTTGGTACATTAACCTTGGCTGATGTCTGCAGAGATCACGGCCTCCTAATGGTGAATTATGCCACTGGTTGCATTTTCGAGTATGATGATGCCCATCCACCAAGATCGGGAATTGGGTTCAAGGAGGAAGACACACCGAATTTCGCAGGCTCATTTTATTCCAAAACCAAAGCCATG GTTGAAGAGCTTCTAAAGGAGTATGAGAATGTTTGCACTCTTAGAGTTCGAATGCCAATATCATCTGATCTCAGCAACCCACGCAACTTCATCACAAAGATCTCGCGCTACAACAAAGTGGTCGACATTCCAAACAGCATGACAATCTTGGACGAGCTTCTACCCATTTCAGTTGAGATGGCCAAGAGGAACTTGAGGGGCATATGGAACTTCACAAACCCCGGGGTGGTGAGTCACAACGAGATTCTGGAGATGTACAAGAACTACATTGACCCCAGTTTCAAGTGGACTAATTTTACTGTGGAAGAACAAGCCAAGGTTATCGTTGCAGCAAGAAGTAACAATGAGATGGATGCATCAAAGCTGAAGAAAGAGTTCCCAGAACTGCTCCCGATCAAGGAATCGCTCATTAAATACGTGTTTGAACCCAACAAGAAAACATTTGCAGGTGGAGCAGCAATTTAA